The proteins below come from a single Triticum aestivum cultivar Chinese Spring chromosome 5D, IWGSC CS RefSeq v2.1, whole genome shotgun sequence genomic window:
- the LOC123121395 gene encoding serine/threonine-protein kinase 16 isoform X1 has translation MGCSLSGLNALYDAATGGGDVWINERRFRVLRQIGEGGFAFVYLVKEHEASSGAARDRHPSHVSDDGTYAMKKVLIQSREQLDLVKEEIRVSSLFNHPNLLPLLDHAIIAVKSTQGDWSHEAYLLFPVHLDGTLFDNAAVMQSRKEFYSVLDILRIFQQISDGLKHMHSLDPPYAHNDVKPGNVLVTRRKGQAPLATLMDFGSSRPARNQIRSRSEALRLQEWAAEHCSAPFRAPELWDCPSHADIDERTDIWSLGCTLYAIMYGVSPFEYALGESGGSLQLAIMNAQLKWPVLPSAYPDALHKFVTWMLQPQPEMRPHINDVLLHVDKLVEKYSP, from the exons ATGGGGTGCTCCCTCTCGGGGCTCAACGCCCTCTACGACGCAGCGACTGGCGGCGGCGACGTGTGGATCAACGAGCGCCGCTTCCGCGTCCTCCGCCAGATCGGCGAGGGCGGCTTCGCCTTCGTCTACCTCGTCAAGGAGCACGAAGCCTCCTCCGGCGCTGCGCGCGACAGGCACCCCTCCCACGTCTCAG ACGACGGGACATATGCTATGAAGAAGGTGCTGATACAGAGCAGGGAGCAGCTGGATCTGGTGAAGGAGGAGATCCGCGTTTCGTCCTTGTTCAACCACCCCAATTTGCTACCGCTTCTTGACCATGCCATAATAGCAGTTAAG AGTACACAGGGAGATTGGAGCCATGAAGCCTACTTACTCTTCCCAGTCCATTTGGATGGTACTCTGTTCGACAATGCTGCAGTCATGCAGTCTAGGAAAGAGTTTTATTCGGTGCTCGATATTTTGCGAATATTCCAACAG ATTAGTGATGGACTGAAGCACATGCATAGTCTTGATCCACCATATGCCCATAATGATGTCAAGCCTGGCAATGTTCTTGTAACCCGCCGAAAAGGACAAGCACCTCTTGCAACTTTGATGGATTTTGGAAGTTCGCGGCCTGCAAGAAATCAAATTCGTTCTCGTTCTGAAGCATTACGGTTGCAG GAATGGGCTGCCGAGCATTGCTCTGCACCTTTTCGCGCACCTGAATTGTGGGACTGCCCAAGTCATGCTGATATTGATGAGAGGACAGACATTTGGTCGCTAGGTTGCACTCTTTACGCAATCAT GTATGGTGTTTCTCCCTTTGAGTATGCTCTTGGTGAATCTGGAGGAAGCTTGCAGCTGGCCATTATGAACGCGCAGTTGAAGTGGCCAGTGCTACCGAGCGCCTACCCTGACGCACTTCACAAGTTTGTTACCTGGATGCTTCAGCCACAGCCTGAGATGCGCCCTCACATCAATGACGTACTTCTCCACGTTGACAAGCTTGTGGAGAAATACTCGCCTTAA
- the LOC123121395 gene encoding serine/threonine-protein kinase 16 isoform X2, whose protein sequence is MGCSLSGLNALYDAATGGGDVWINERRFRVLRQIGEGGFAFVYLVKEHEASSGAARDRHPSHVSDDGTYAMKKVLIQSREQLDLVKEEIRVSSLFNHPNLLPLLDHAIIAVKGDWSHEAYLLFPVHLDGTLFDNAAVMQSRKEFYSVLDILRIFQQISDGLKHMHSLDPPYAHNDVKPGNVLVTRRKGQAPLATLMDFGSSRPARNQIRSRSEALRLQEWAAEHCSAPFRAPELWDCPSHADIDERTDIWSLGCTLYAIMYGVSPFEYALGESGGSLQLAIMNAQLKWPVLPSAYPDALHKFVTWMLQPQPEMRPHINDVLLHVDKLVEKYSP, encoded by the exons ATGGGGTGCTCCCTCTCGGGGCTCAACGCCCTCTACGACGCAGCGACTGGCGGCGGCGACGTGTGGATCAACGAGCGCCGCTTCCGCGTCCTCCGCCAGATCGGCGAGGGCGGCTTCGCCTTCGTCTACCTCGTCAAGGAGCACGAAGCCTCCTCCGGCGCTGCGCGCGACAGGCACCCCTCCCACGTCTCAG ACGACGGGACATATGCTATGAAGAAGGTGCTGATACAGAGCAGGGAGCAGCTGGATCTGGTGAAGGAGGAGATCCGCGTTTCGTCCTTGTTCAACCACCCCAATTTGCTACCGCTTCTTGACCATGCCATAATAGCAGTTAAG GGAGATTGGAGCCATGAAGCCTACTTACTCTTCCCAGTCCATTTGGATGGTACTCTGTTCGACAATGCTGCAGTCATGCAGTCTAGGAAAGAGTTTTATTCGGTGCTCGATATTTTGCGAATATTCCAACAG ATTAGTGATGGACTGAAGCACATGCATAGTCTTGATCCACCATATGCCCATAATGATGTCAAGCCTGGCAATGTTCTTGTAACCCGCCGAAAAGGACAAGCACCTCTTGCAACTTTGATGGATTTTGGAAGTTCGCGGCCTGCAAGAAATCAAATTCGTTCTCGTTCTGAAGCATTACGGTTGCAG GAATGGGCTGCCGAGCATTGCTCTGCACCTTTTCGCGCACCTGAATTGTGGGACTGCCCAAGTCATGCTGATATTGATGAGAGGACAGACATTTGGTCGCTAGGTTGCACTCTTTACGCAATCAT GTATGGTGTTTCTCCCTTTGAGTATGCTCTTGGTGAATCTGGAGGAAGCTTGCAGCTGGCCATTATGAACGCGCAGTTGAAGTGGCCAGTGCTACCGAGCGCCTACCCTGACGCACTTCACAAGTTTGTTACCTGGATGCTTCAGCCACAGCCTGAGATGCGCCCTCACATCAATGACGTACTTCTCCACGTTGACAAGCTTGTGGAGAAATACTCGCCTTAA